A single region of the Gracilibacillus caseinilyticus genome encodes:
- a CDS encoding cytochrome P450, which translates to MAMPKENGLDHTLEVLKEGYHYIMNHAEKFDHRIFETRFLAEKVICMVGKEEAELFYDNERFSRKNAAPGRIQKTLFGQGGVQGLDGQAHHHRKSLFMSLMTKEKLTEMQLLVREEWRAEVDANQEKMEVYDAAKNVLTRAALKWTGVSLASADAEQWVDELSDMFEHAANVGPKHWKARYSRIKAQGWLEDMVEKVRNHELAADQDRALYQFSMHKDHNGECLDKNIVAVELLNVLRPIVAIAVYIDFLMLSIHDFPEKVAHIQNGDARSFIQEVRRYYPFFPFAAARVKQDFSWKGYEFKEGTLTLIDLYGTNHDPDIWENPDRFEPERFVDWKRNPFDFIPQGGGEFDIGHRCAGEWMTIDILKETAEFFVNEVSYSFPKQNFAYSMNDIPSLPKSGVVITFE; encoded by the coding sequence ATGGCCATGCCTAAAGAGAATGGGCTTGATCATACGTTAGAAGTGTTAAAAGAAGGTTATCATTATATCATGAATCATGCTGAGAAGTTTGATCATCGTATTTTTGAAACTAGATTTTTGGCGGAAAAAGTGATCTGTATGGTTGGTAAAGAAGAAGCGGAATTGTTTTATGACAACGAAAGGTTTTCACGGAAAAATGCAGCACCCGGTCGTATTCAAAAAACTTTATTCGGTCAGGGTGGTGTACAGGGACTAGATGGACAAGCCCACCACCATCGTAAGTCTCTGTTCATGTCATTAATGACAAAAGAAAAATTAACAGAAATGCAGTTGTTAGTTCGTGAAGAATGGCGTGCAGAAGTGGATGCAAATCAAGAAAAAATGGAAGTCTATGATGCAGCAAAAAATGTACTGACAAGAGCTGCATTGAAGTGGACTGGTGTTTCGCTAGCCTCAGCTGATGCGGAACAATGGGTAGACGAATTAAGTGATATGTTTGAACATGCGGCAAATGTTGGTCCAAAGCATTGGAAGGCTAGATATTCCCGAATCAAAGCACAAGGCTGGCTGGAAGATATGGTGGAGAAGGTGAGAAACCATGAATTAGCAGCAGATCAGGATCGAGCTTTATACCAGTTTTCGATGCACAAAGATCATAATGGGGAATGCTTAGATAAGAACATTGTTGCCGTGGAGTTGTTAAATGTGTTGCGCCCAATTGTTGCAATTGCGGTATACATTGATTTTTTAATGCTGTCGATCCATGATTTCCCCGAAAAGGTCGCACATATTCAAAATGGAGATGCTAGAAGCTTTATCCAAGAGGTTCGCAGGTATTATCCATTTTTCCCATTTGCAGCAGCACGTGTCAAACAGGATTTTTCTTGGAAAGGATACGAATTCAAAGAGGGTACGTTAACACTTATCGATTTATATGGTACCAATCATGATCCTGATATTTGGGAGAACCCGGATCGATTTGAACCAGAGCGTTTTGTTGATTGGAAAAGAAATCCGTTTGATTTTATTCCGCAAGGTGGAGGGGAATTTGATATCGGTCACCGCTGTGCGGGTGAATGGATGACGATTGATATATTGAAGGAAACAGCCGAATTTTTTGTGAATGAGGTTTCTTATTCATTTCCAAAGCAGAATTTTGCTTACAGCATGAATGACATTCCATCTCTTCCGAAGAGTGGAGTAGTGATTACATTTGAATAA
- a CDS encoding aldo/keto reductase, with protein MESIVPTMKLHDGIELPTIGFGTANIKGNQGANVIANAISNGYRLIDTAYNYENEGAVGEAIRRADVSREKLRITSKLPGRYHQYDEAIKALQESLFRANLDYFDLYLIHWPNPKQDHYLEAWQALIDAQKWGLVRSIGVSNFLPEHLERLKRETGVMPTVNQVELHPFFNQEEQRTFHEKHQIVTESWSPLYRAEEIMVHDTIQQIAKKYQKSVGQVILRWHYQLGNVTIPRSTSPEHQLSNLSIFDFALDYEDMEAIGQLTRPDGRINDQDPAVYEEF; from the coding sequence ATGGAAAGTATCGTGCCAACCATGAAGCTTCATGATGGAATCGAATTACCGACGATTGGATTTGGAACAGCTAATATTAAAGGAAATCAGGGAGCAAATGTGATAGCAAACGCAATTTCTAATGGTTACCGATTAATTGATACTGCCTATAATTATGAGAATGAAGGCGCAGTTGGTGAAGCAATCCGAAGAGCAGATGTATCAAGAGAAAAATTACGAATTACTTCCAAATTGCCTGGCCGTTATCACCAATACGATGAGGCGATTAAAGCATTGCAAGAATCATTATTCCGTGCCAATCTTGATTATTTCGACCTCTATTTGATCCATTGGCCAAACCCGAAACAAGATCATTATTTAGAAGCATGGCAAGCATTAATTGACGCGCAAAAATGGGGATTGGTTCGATCAATTGGCGTCAGTAACTTTCTACCAGAACATTTGGAAAGACTGAAACGAGAAACTGGTGTTATGCCAACCGTCAATCAAGTTGAGCTTCATCCATTCTTCAACCAGGAAGAACAGCGTACTTTTCATGAAAAGCATCAGATCGTAACAGAATCCTGGAGCCCACTCTATCGCGCAGAGGAAATTATGGTCCATGACACAATACAGCAGATTGCTAAGAAATATCAGAAATCCGTGGGACAAGTAATCTTACGCTGGCATTACCAGCTCGGGAATGTAACGATTCCACGATCAACTTCACCTGAACATCAATTAAGCAATCTGTCTATTTTTGATTTTGCCTTGGATTATGAAGATATGGAAGCGATCGGTCAATTAACGCGGCCAGATGGCAGAATTAATGATCAGGATCCAGCCGTTTATGAGGAGTTTTAA
- a CDS encoding YhgE/Pip domain-containing protein yields MKNSWNIFKQDLRNIKRVPLVGLLILGLAILPSLYAWFNLSASWDPYSNTEDVKIAIVNEDAGAEVEGESINIGEQLEENLKDNDSLGWVFTSREEAEKGIKYGDYYAGVFIKEDFSSKLAKVVEGKPVKASVEYQVNDKKNAIAPKMTSAGASSIVNTINDQFVNETSHTLFEEFDKLGIQLEEDLPTIRKIENALFDLDENMPEIMKVGQFIEDVDQDWNNINEKIDYFLSIKDYLPQIHEGADIILTLQDQFPKIYELSDSVLKVEETLPTIEKAVEEFNQIGAKFSEVDQFLTDAGDHVQQVREQIKNNQDTLNDIAEQASSLEAYMQDFQDFLSQAEWSAEPFVQSFQSQIMRMNQTLADIGAEIESIEEEADITNHEAALDQLQIKLNEHILYLQSNIQMYSNLYSLSEDENINTFIGEMEETAESFSVLKQDLTNIVDSKTINREQIEKNLSEAQSNTNTLATWLDEKGNESLENSFSGIQDSVAGSDLNMDQLTELNQTLQEMLTNADGILAKLETDISGMQELPEMQQTWDEVNSQVQESFPVFVQSVHAFSNFIEEDLPKVEEKVNALATFVEEDLPQLEENYLKVADLLEQNLPAFESAIHDLAAFSKADLPELSEGVSDAADKVHQIENKDQLNKLIQLLRNDLAAESDFFASPVELVQEDIFPIPNYGSANAPFYTTLSLWVGALLLSNLLSTNLHPLDNREGYTQRQIYFGRLLLFLAVAILQGLIVSIGDLLVLDVYASDPLQLVLFSLIIAVVFMTIVYTFASILGNIGKALMIVLLVLQLSSGGGTFPIEVAPPFFQALHPFMPFTYGIDLLREAVGGIIPEVAWTNILMLLVFLIIALVIGVLLKPLLAKRIEHTARKSKDSRLVE; encoded by the coding sequence TTGAAAAATAGCTGGAACATATTTAAACAGGATTTACGAAACATCAAGCGTGTTCCGTTAGTTGGATTACTTATATTAGGCTTAGCTATATTACCTTCTTTATATGCATGGTTTAATTTAAGTGCTTCCTGGGACCCGTATTCCAATACCGAAGATGTCAAAATCGCAATCGTGAATGAGGATGCTGGCGCGGAGGTAGAGGGTGAATCCATCAATATCGGTGAGCAGCTTGAAGAAAATTTGAAAGATAATGATAGCTTGGGCTGGGTATTTACCAGTAGAGAAGAAGCGGAAAAAGGCATCAAGTATGGTGATTATTATGCGGGTGTTTTTATTAAAGAAGACTTCTCATCCAAGTTGGCAAAAGTCGTCGAAGGGAAGCCTGTGAAGGCAAGTGTAGAGTATCAAGTTAACGATAAGAAAAATGCCATCGCGCCAAAAATGACCTCAGCCGGTGCCTCGTCGATCGTTAATACGATCAATGATCAGTTTGTCAATGAGACGTCGCATACGTTATTCGAGGAGTTCGATAAATTAGGTATTCAATTAGAAGAGGATTTACCAACGATCCGAAAAATTGAAAATGCTTTGTTTGATCTCGATGAAAATATGCCAGAGATCATGAAGGTTGGCCAGTTTATCGAAGACGTAGATCAGGACTGGAATAATATAAATGAGAAAATCGATTATTTTTTATCCATAAAAGACTATTTACCGCAAATCCATGAAGGTGCCGATATCATCTTAACGTTGCAGGATCAGTTTCCAAAAATATATGAATTAAGTGATTCCGTCTTAAAAGTAGAAGAAACGTTGCCTACAATCGAAAAGGCTGTGGAAGAATTTAATCAGATCGGTGCTAAGTTCTCTGAAGTAGATCAATTTTTAACTGATGCTGGTGATCACGTTCAACAAGTGCGTGAACAGATTAAGAATAACCAGGATACGCTGAATGATATAGCAGAACAGGCTAGCTCTCTTGAAGCATACATGCAGGATTTTCAGGATTTTCTATCGCAAGCAGAATGGAGTGCAGAGCCTTTTGTTCAGTCCTTCCAATCACAAATTATGCGAATGAACCAGACACTTGCAGATATTGGCGCGGAAATCGAGAGCATCGAGGAAGAAGCAGATATTACGAATCACGAGGCAGCGTTGGATCAATTGCAAATCAAGTTAAATGAACACATTCTCTATTTGCAAAGTAATATTCAGATGTATTCTAATTTATATAGCCTGTCAGAGGATGAGAATATCAATACGTTTATTGGAGAGATGGAAGAAACGGCTGAGAGTTTTTCTGTCCTCAAACAGGATTTAACAAATATCGTTGATTCGAAAACGATAAATCGTGAACAGATAGAGAAAAACTTGTCTGAAGCACAGTCTAACACCAATACATTGGCAACATGGCTTGATGAGAAAGGAAATGAGAGCCTTGAAAACAGCTTCTCTGGCATCCAAGACAGTGTCGCTGGTTCTGATTTAAATATGGATCAATTAACAGAATTAAATCAGACACTGCAAGAGATGTTAACGAATGCGGACGGAATATTGGCTAAATTAGAAACAGATATTTCCGGCATGCAGGAACTACCGGAGATGCAGCAAACATGGGATGAAGTAAATAGTCAAGTGCAGGAATCATTCCCTGTCTTCGTACAGTCCGTTCATGCTTTTAGTAATTTTATCGAAGAGGATTTGCCGAAAGTAGAAGAAAAAGTAAACGCATTGGCAACGTTTGTGGAAGAGGACTTGCCGCAGCTAGAAGAAAACTATTTAAAAGTGGCGGATTTATTAGAGCAGAATCTCCCTGCATTTGAATCGGCTATTCATGATCTAGCTGCTTTTAGTAAAGCTGATTTACCAGAATTAAGTGAAGGTGTCTCAGATGCCGCAGATAAAGTGCATCAAATTGAAAATAAGGATCAATTAAATAAACTGATTCAGTTATTGCGAAATGATCTGGCAGCGGAAAGTGACTTTTTTGCAAGTCCGGTAGAATTAGTGCAGGAAGACATCTTTCCGATTCCAAATTACGGATCAGCCAATGCCCCTTTTTACACGACATTAAGTTTGTGGGTCGGAGCGCTGTTACTATCTAATCTGTTGTCAACGAATTTACATCCATTAGATAATCGTGAAGGTTATACACAGAGACAAATTTATTTCGGCAGATTACTATTGTTTTTAGCAGTAGCAATATTACAGGGACTTATCGTAAGTATCGGGGATTTACTTGTATTAGATGTCTATGCGAGTGATCCTTTGCAGCTCGTCCTCTTCTCTTTAATTATTGCGGTGGTGTTTATGACGATCGTCTACACGTTCGCCTCGATATTGGGGAATATTGGTAAAGCCTTGATGATTGTACTGTTAGTCTTACAGTTATCCAGTGGAGGAGGGACTTTTCCAATTGAAGTAGCTCCACCATTTTTCCAAGCGTTGCACCCTTTTATGCCATTCACCTATGGGATTGATTTGCTAAGGGAAGCGGTTGGTGGTATTATTCCGGAGGTTGCCTGGACAAACATACTGATGCTGCTTGTTTTCCTGATCATTGCCCTTGTTATCGGAGTGTTGTTAAAACCATTATTAGCGAAACGAATAGAACATACTGCTCGTAAGTCAAAGGATAGCAGGCTTGTGGAGTAG
- a CDS encoding DUF2651 family protein encodes MSFSVYGLARLLELNEFQAVVIIFPITAFLIDLVSYALLRKSWIGPSVVFITSILALFLFYNNSILIWIILYSVVSLIGSFLCKGMLSKRTETKSIQ; translated from the coding sequence ATGTCATTCAGTGTCTATGGTTTAGCACGACTCTTAGAACTCAATGAATTTCAAGCTGTTGTAATCATATTTCCCATCACTGCATTTTTAATCGATCTTGTCAGTTATGCGTTACTGCGAAAATCATGGATTGGGCCATCGGTGGTATTCATAACGAGTATTCTTGCTTTGTTTCTTTTCTATAATAACAGCATTTTGATTTGGATCATCTTATATTCTGTCGTTAGCTTAATTGGTTCGTTTTTATGTAAAGGGATGTTATCTAAGAGAACGGAGACAAAATCAATCCAATAA
- a CDS encoding TetR/AcrR family transcriptional regulator gives MDRKKQIMIAATESFSQFGYKATTMELVSKIAKVGKGTIYNYFSNKEELLKAIIQNIAIEMREVANQAIRSENSFIDNFNNVLHHVVVFKDQHELTIKLSQEAIQLGTPIVTEALDALEEEICLFIEERIATAIERREIRPCEPRITAFLMFKMYINLVNDWKLRGNESLLKDEVADLIQLYFIEGLAPTS, from the coding sequence ATGGATCGAAAAAAACAAATCATGATAGCTGCAACAGAGTCTTTTTCACAATTTGGATATAAAGCAACCACAATGGAGCTCGTGTCGAAAATAGCGAAGGTTGGTAAAGGTACGATTTATAACTATTTCTCCAATAAAGAAGAATTATTAAAAGCTATTATTCAAAACATAGCAATTGAAATGCGTGAAGTAGCGAATCAAGCGATTAGATCGGAGAATTCCTTTATCGATAATTTTAATAATGTGTTACACCATGTAGTCGTATTCAAAGATCAACATGAATTAACAATTAAATTATCACAGGAAGCCATCCAATTGGGAACTCCGATTGTAACAGAAGCGTTGGATGCATTAGAGGAAGAAATTTGTTTATTTATCGAAGAGCGAATTGCAACGGCAATCGAACGAAGAGAAATTAGACCGTGTGAGCCGAGAATAACGGCCTTTCTGATGTTCAAAATGTACATTAATTTAGTGAATGACTGGAAATTGCGTGGGAATGAGTCATTGCTTAAGGACGAAGTGGCTGACTTGATTCAACTGTATTTTATCGAAGGGTTGGCACCAACATCATAA